One genomic window of Elaeis guineensis isolate ETL-2024a chromosome 2, EG11, whole genome shotgun sequence includes the following:
- the LOC105060728 gene encoding uncharacterized protein has protein sequence MGSPSSASQLREDPSKPLLHPTSSTRRYRTTLFCSCLVLLALVAVAIASTASSRSASAPTARPPSKLSRPVVIIVSADGFRFGYQFKTQTPNIRQLIAAGTEAEEGLIPVFPSLTFPNHYSIATGLYPPYHGIINNYFTDPVTGDWFTTASHEPHWWLGEPLWQTAAAQGVAAATYFWPGSEVIKGSWTCPPKFCPKYNGSVPFEQRVDTLLGFFDLPSGEIPALMMLYLEQPDLQGHELGPDDPEVTKAVARVDQMIGRLIAGLERRGIFEDVTMIMLGDHGMVGVCRKKTIFLDDLAPWVQIPESWVQSYSPLLAIRPPAEVSSSEVVAKMNEGLSSGKVENGEYLRMFLKEDLPERLHYSASSRIPPIIGMLGEAYTVVQNRTSEFSECGGAHGYDNALFSMRTIFIAHGPRFERGRKIPSFKNVEIYNLVTTILNLNGAPNNGSASFPNSVLLPST, from the coding sequence ATGGGTTCCCCTTCTTCCGCCTCCCAATTGAGAGAAGACCCCTCAAAACCTCTCCTTCATCCCACCTCGTCCACCAGAAGATACCGCACCACCCTCTTCTGCTCCTGTCTCGTCCTCCTCGCCCTCGTCGCCGTCGCCATCGCCTCCACTGCCTCCAGCCGCTCCGCCTCCGCGCCCACCGCCCGGCCCCCGTCCAAACTCTCCCGCCCGGTCGTCATCATCGTCTCCGCCGACGGCTTCCGCTTCGGGTACCAGTTCAAGACCCAGACCCCCAACATCCGCCAACTCATCGCCGCCGGCACCGAGGCGGAGGAGGGACTCATCCCGGTCTTCCCCTCCCTCACCTTCCCCAACCACTACTCCATCGCCACCGGCCTCTACCCACCCTACCACGGCATCATCAACAACTACTTCACCGACCCGGTCACCGGCGACTGGTTCACCACCGCGAGCCACGAGCCTCACTGGTGGCTCGGGGAGCCCCTCTGGCAGACCGCCGCCGCCCAGGGCGTCGCCGCCGCCACCTACTTCTGGCCCGGCTCCGAGGTAATCAAAGGCTCCTGGACTTGCCCTCCTAAATTCTGCCCTAAATACAATGGCTCGGTGCCGTTCGAGCAACGAGTTGACACTCTTTTGGGGTTCTTCGATCTCCCTAGCGGTGAGATCCCTGCACTCATGATGCTCTATTTGGAGCAACCTGATCTCCAAGGCCATGAACTTGGCCCTGACGATCCGGAGGTCACTAAGGCAGTAGCTCGCGTCGATCAAATGATTGGCAGATTGATCGCCGGGCTCGAACGAAGAGGGATCTTTGAGGACGTCACCATGATTATGCTGGGTGATCACGGAATGGTCGGCGTCTGCCGGAAAAAGACCATCTTTCTGGATGATTTGGCTCCATGGGTTCAAATTCCAGAGAGTTGGGTACAGTCCTATAGCCCATTGCTGGCAATCCGACCTCCggccgaggtttcttcatcggagGTGGTGGCCAAAATGAATGAAGGGTTGAGCTCAGGGAAGGTTGAGAATGGGGAATATCTAAGAATGTTTCTTAAGGAGGATTTGCCTGAAAGGCTCCATTATTCTGCCAGTTCCAGGATTCCACCAATCATAGGGATGTTGGGCGAGGCGTACACTGTCGTGCAGAACAGAACATCGGAATTCTCTGAGTGTGGAGGAGCTCATGGATATGACAATGCATTGTTTTCAATGAGGACCATTTTCATAGCCCATGGACCCCGATTTGAAAGGGGTCGAAAAATTCCATCATTTAAGAATGTCGAGATATACAACTTGGTCACTACCATTCTGAATCTAAATGGTGCTCCAAATAATGGGTCAGCATCATTTCCAAATTCTGTTCTTCTGCCAAGCACTTGA
- the LOC105060641 gene encoding LOW QUALITY PROTEIN: glycine dehydrogenase (decarboxylating), mitochondrial (The sequence of the model RefSeq protein was modified relative to this genomic sequence to represent the inferred CDS: inserted 1 base in 1 codon) — protein sequence MDRARKLACRAILRRLISQSKPSQPPAANAPRHLSSLAPSIFPANSATRRHAAADYSXSPFRNASHQFRWISVESLRPSDTFPRRHNSASPDDQARMAELCGFPSLDTLIDTTVPKSIRIAPMTLPKFDAGLTESQMLAHMKRLASMNKVFKSFIGMGYYNTFVPAVILRNIMENPGWYTQYTPYQAEIAQGRLESLLNFQTMITDLTALPMSNASLLDEGTAAAEAMAMCNNIQRGKKKTFLIASNCHPQTIDVCKTRAGGFDLNVVVADLKDFDYRSNDVCGVLIQYPGTEGEILDYGEFVKNAHASGVKVVMATDLLALTMLKPPGELGADIVVGSAQRFGVPMGYGGPHAAFLATSQEYKRMMPGRIIGVSVDSSGKPALRMAMQTREQHIRRDKATSNICTAQALLANMAAMYAVYHGPEGLKAIADRVHGLACTFAHGLKKIGTVKVQELPFFDTVKVTCPDAKAIVEEAYKNEMNLRLVDSNTITVSFDETTTLEDVDKLFKVFACGKPVNFTAASLAPEVQPAIPSGLVRDSPYLTHPIFHSYHTEHELLRYMHKLQAKDLSLCHSMIPLGSCTMKLNATVEMMPVTWPNFADIHPFAPAEQAQGYQEMFKDLGELLCTITGFDSFSLQPNAGAAGEYAGLMVIRAYHMAKGESHRNVCIIPVSAHGTNPASAAMCGMKIVAVGTDSKGNINIEEVRKAAEAHKDNLSALMVTYPSTHGVYEEGIDEICKIIHDNGGQVYMDGANMNAQVGLTSPGWIGADVCHLNLHKTFCIPHGGGGPGMGPIGVKKHLAPFLPSHPVVPTGGIPPPEKAQPLGTISAAPWGSALILPISYTYIAMMGSKGLTDASKIAILNANYMVKRLENHYPILFCGVNGTVAHEFIVDLRGYKATAGIEPEDVAKRLMDYGFHAPTMSWPVPGTLMIEPTESESKAELDRFCDALISIREEIAEIESGRADISNNVLKGAPHPPSLLMGDTWTKPYSREYAAFPASWLRGSKFWPTTGRVDNVYGDRNLICTLLPVSQMAEEAAAATA from the exons ATGGATCGAGCTCGAAAACTAGCTTGCCGGGCGATCCTCCGCCGCCTGATCTCCCAATCCAAGCCATCCCAGCCACCGGCGGCTAACGCCCCTCGCCACCTCTCCTCCCTCGCGCCGTCCATCTTCCCGGCGAACTCCGCCACCCGCCGCCACGCAGCCGCCGACTACT CCTCCCCCTTCCGCAATGCCAGCCATCAGTTCCGGTGGATCTCGGTCGAGTCGCTCCGCCCCAGCGACACCTTCCCCCGGCGCCACAACTCGGCCTCGCCGGACGACCAGGCCCGCATGGCCGAGCTCTGCGGCTTCCCCTCCCTCGACACTCTCATCGACACCACCGTCCCCAAGTCCATCCGCATCGCCCCCATGACCCTCCCCAAGTTCGACGCCGGCCTCACCGAGTCCCAGATGCTCGCCCACATGAAACGCCTCGCCTCCATGAACAAGGTCTTCAAGTCCTTCATCGGCATGGGCTACTACAACACCTTCGTCCCCGCCGTCATCCTTCGCAACATCATGGAGAACCCCGGGTGGTACACCCAGTACACGCCCTACCAGGCCGAGATCGCCCAGGGCCGCCTCGAGTCCCTCCTCAACTTCCAGACCATGATCACCGACCTCACCGCCCTCCCCATGTCCAACGCCTCCCTCCTCGACGAGGGCACCGCCGCCGCCGAGGCCATGGCCATGTGCAACAACATCCAGCGCGGCAAGAAGAAGACCTTCTTGATCGCCTCCAACTGCCACCCCCAGACCATCGACGTCTGCAAGACCCGGGCCGGCGGGTTCGACCTCAACGTCGTCGTCGCCGACCTCAAGGACTTCGATTACCGCTCCAATGATGTCTGCGGTGTCCTGATTCAGTATCCTGGGACGGAAGGCGAGATCTTGGACTACGGGGAGTTCGTCAAGAACGCGCATGCGAGCGGGGTGAAGGTCGTGATGGCGACGGATTTGCTGGCGCTGACGATGCTGAAGCCGCCGGGCGAGCTCGGGGCCGACATCGTTGTTGGTTCGGCGCAGAGGTTCGGGGTGCCGATGGGCTATGGAGGCCCCCACGCGGCGTTCCTGGCCACGTCGCAGGAGTACAAGAGGATGATGCCCGGGAGGATCATCGGAGTCAGCGTGGATTCCAGCGGGAAGCCGGCGCTCCGGATGGCGATGCAGACCCGGGAGCAGCATATTCGGAGGGACAAGGCCACTAGCAACATCTGCACTGCGCAG GCGTTGCTTGCGAATATGGCTGCAATGTACGCCGTGTACCATGGGCCTGAAGGCCTGAAGGCCATAGCCGATCGGGTTCATGGTCTTGCTTGTACTTTTGCACATGGTCTGAAGAAAATTGGAACCGTGAAAGTCCAAGAGCTTCCCTTCTTTGACACTGTGAAGGTTACGTGTCCTGATGCAAAGGCGATTGTAGAAGAGGCTTACAAGAATGAAATGAACCTGCGGCTTGTGGACTCAAACACG ATAACTGTGTCTTTTGATGAGACTACAACGCTGGAGGATGTGGACAAGTTGTTCAAAGTGTTTGCTTGTGGCAAGCCT GTAAACTTTACTGCTGCATCTCTTGCACCTGAGGTTCAACCAGCAATTCCAAGTGGGCTTGTTAGAGATAGCCCGTATCTGACACACCCAATCTTCCATTC GTACCACACGGAGCATGAGCTTCTCCGATACATGCATAAGTTACAAGCGAAAGATCTTTCATTATGCCACAGCATGATTCCTCTTGGGTCTTGCACCATGAAACTGAATGCTACCGTAGAGATGATGCCCGTGACTTGGCCCAATTTTGCAGATATTCACCCATTTGCCCCTGCTGAACAGGCTCAGGGATATCAG GAAATGTTCAAAGATTTGGGTGAACTCTTGTGTACAATCACGGGATTTGATTCATTCTCTTTGCAACCAAACGCTGGTGCTGCTGGAGAATATGCAGGGCTCATGGTTATTCGTGCTTACCATATG GCAAAAGGAGAAAGCCATCGGAATGTCTGCATCATACCAGTCTCAGCTCATGGGACAAATCCTGCGAGTGCAGCTATGTGTGGAATGAAAATAGTGGCTGTTGGAACTGACTCCAAGGGTAATATTAACATTGAGGAAGTAAGAAAAGCTGCTGAAGCACATAAAGACAATTTGTCTGCTCTGATG GTTACCTATCCGTCAACTCATGGAGTCTATGAAGAAGGCATTGATGAGATTTGCAAAATTATTCATGATAATGGTGGGCAAGTCTACATGGATGGAGCTAACATGAATGCACAG GTTGGTTTGACAAGCCCTGGCTGGATTGGAGCTGATGTTTGCCATCTTAATCTCCACAAAACTTTTTGCATCCCACATGGTGGAGGTGGTCCTGGAATGGGTCCTATTGGTGTGAAGAAACATTTGGCACCATTTTTACCGTCACATCCTGTG GTGCCAACTGGTGGAATACCACCGCCTGAAAAGGCTCAGCCACTTGGTACTATTTCTGCAGCACCTTGGGGATCGGCACTTATTTTGCCCATTTCATACACATACATAGCTATGATGGGTTCTAAGGGCCTAACTGATGCATCAAAGATTGCCATCTTGAATGCAAACTACATGGTTAAGCGTCTAGAG AATCATTACCCCATTCTTTTCTGTGGAGTAAATGGAACTGTTGCGCATGAGTTCATTGTTGACTTAAGGGGTTATAAG GCAACTGCTGGTATAGAGCCTGAAGATGTTGCCAAGCGTCTTATGGATTATGGATTCCATGCACCCACAATGTCTTGGCCAGTTCCAGGCACACTCATGATCGAACCCACTGAAAGTGAAAGCAAA GCAGAACTAGACAGGTTCTGTGATGCTCTCATTTCTATTAGGGAAGAAATTGCTGAGATTGAGAGTGGTAGAGCTGATATTAGTAACAATGTCCTGAAG GGTGCTCCTCATCCACCATCCCTGCTTATGGGCGACACATGGACAAAACCCTACTCCAGGGAATATGCAGCATTCCCCGCTTCATGGCTCCGAGGTTCCAAATTCTGGCCAACTACAG GGCGTGTGGATAATGTTTATGGGGACCGTAACCTCATCTGCACCCTCCTGCCAGTGTCACAAATGGCTGAAGAAGCTGCAGCTGCCACTGCATAG